Proteins found in one Amycolatopsis umgeniensis genomic segment:
- a CDS encoding allantoate amidohydrolase produces the protein MTASSLLEEISDVGRDPKRGGYSRHAFDAGETELRAWFVERAGRLGLGVETDRNGNIWAWWGTPGPDAVVTGSHLDSVPGGGAFDGPLGVASALDAVEILQAKGFRPAKPFAVAVFAEEEGGRFGVPCLGSRLLTGTIDADKARNLRDPDGVTFAEAAAKSGLDPARVGRDSERLGLIGRFLELHVEQGRGLIDLGSPIAVGNTVIAHGRWRFSFEGQGNHAGATLIGDRRDPMIPAAETVLAVRKLARTTADARATVGRLVPVPGGTNVIASTVDLWLDARVPGTDTPELVAEIAKLAEEAAGQEGCRVEVTRESYSDDVIFDDALRRDLGTWLGGPPELPTGAGHDAAILAGFVPSGMLYVRNPTGISHSPEEFSEAEDVDHGARALADALEKLST, from the coding sequence GTGACCGCGTCTTCGCTGCTGGAGGAGATCTCGGACGTCGGCCGCGACCCGAAGCGGGGCGGCTACTCACGCCACGCCTTCGACGCGGGCGAAACCGAACTGCGCGCGTGGTTCGTCGAGCGCGCGGGGCGGCTGGGACTGGGCGTCGAGACCGACCGCAACGGCAACATCTGGGCCTGGTGGGGAACACCCGGTCCGGACGCTGTCGTCACCGGGAGCCATCTCGACTCGGTTCCCGGCGGCGGCGCCTTCGACGGCCCGCTCGGTGTCGCGAGCGCGCTCGACGCGGTGGAGATCTTGCAGGCCAAGGGATTCCGCCCCGCCAAGCCGTTTGCCGTGGCGGTCTTCGCCGAGGAGGAAGGTGGCCGCTTCGGTGTGCCATGCCTCGGGTCGCGGCTGCTGACCGGGACTATCGACGCGGACAAGGCGCGCAACCTGCGTGACCCGGACGGCGTCACGTTCGCCGAAGCGGCGGCGAAATCCGGCCTCGATCCCGCGCGCGTCGGCCGTGACTCCGAGCGGCTCGGCCTGATCGGGCGGTTCCTCGAACTGCACGTCGAGCAGGGGCGCGGGCTGATCGACCTCGGCTCGCCGATCGCCGTCGGCAACACGGTGATCGCGCACGGCCGATGGCGATTCTCTTTCGAGGGTCAGGGAAACCACGCCGGTGCGACCTTGATCGGTGATCGTCGTGACCCGATGATCCCGGCGGCCGAGACCGTCCTCGCCGTGCGGAAACTGGCGAGGACGACGGCCGACGCCAGGGCCACCGTCGGCAGGCTCGTGCCCGTCCCGGGCGGAACCAACGTCATCGCGTCCACCGTGGATCTTTGGCTGGACGCGCGGGTGCCGGGCACGGACACCCCCGAACTGGTCGCGGAGATCGCGAAACTGGCCGAAGAAGCGGCGGGTCAAGAAGGTTGCCGGGTCGAGGTGACCAGGGAGTCCTATTCGGACGACGTGATCTTCGACGACGCGCTGCGGCGTGACCTGGGCACCTGGCTGGGTGGCCCGCCGGAGCTGCCGACCGGAGCCGGGCACGACGCGGCGATCCTCGCCGGGTTCGTCCCGTCCGGCATGCTCTACGTGCGCA